Proteins co-encoded in one Coregonus clupeaformis isolate EN_2021a chromosome 17, ASM2061545v1, whole genome shotgun sequence genomic window:
- the LOC121586729 gene encoding serine/threonine-protein kinase 40 has product MSKRRSLERGAGETSGRASKLLCPGIAGSNAKRAGPFVLGPRLGNSPVPSIVQCLARKDGTDDFYQLKILTLEERADAAGETQEERQGKMLLHTEYSLLSLLHNQDGVVHHHGLFQDRAYEIVEDPEANNGKVRRMKKRICLVLDCLCAHDFSDKTADLINLQHYVIKEKRLSEREAIVVFYDVVRVVEALHKKNIVHRDLKLGNMVLNKRIHRISITNFCLGKHLVSEDDLLKDQRGSPAYISPDVLSGRPYHGKPSDMWALGVVLFTMLYGQFPFYDSIPQELFRKIKAAEYSIPEDGRVSENTVCLIRKLLVLDPQQRLTAAEVLESLSGIIASWQSVSSLTGPLQVVPDIDDQVSHPEHLQEVKVTEESSQYEFENYMRQQLLLAEEKNTIHEAKASFLAKRQFGAIPPVRRLGHDATPVSPLDAAILAQRFLRK; this is encoded by the exons ATGTCTAAGCGGCGCTCTTTGGAGAGGGGGGCCGGAGAGACCTCAGGCAGGGCCAGCAAACTCCTGTGTCCTGGAATAGCTGGAAGCAACGCCAAGAGGGCAGGTCCCTTCGTCCTGG GGCCTCGTTTGGGGAACTCGCCCGTGCCAAGCATAGTGCAGTGTCTGGCCAGGAAGGATGGGACGGATGACTTCTACCAGCTAAAG ATTCTGACGCTGGAGGAGCGGGCAGACGCGGCCGGGGAGACCCAGGAAGAGAGGCAGGGGAAGATGCTGCTGCACACCGagtactccctcctctctctgctacataACCAGGACGGAGTGGTGCACCACCATGGCCTGTTCCAG GACCGGGCGTACGAGATTGTTGAGGACCCGGAGGCCAACAATGGCAAGGTGCGCCGGATGAAGAAGCGGATCTGCCTGGTGCTGGACTGCCTCTGTGCGCACGACTTCAGCGACAAGACTGCTGACCTCATCAACCTGCAGCACTACGTCATCAAGGAGAAGCGGCTGAGCGAGCGCGAGGCCATCGTCGTCTTCTATGACGTGGTGCGCGTGGTGGAGGCCCTGCACAAG AAAAACATAGTGCACCGAGACCTGAAGCTTGGAAACATGGTGCTGAACAAACG GATTCACCGGATCTCCATCACCAACTTCTGCCTGGGCAAGCACCTGGTGAGTGAGGACGACCTGCTGAAGGACCAGCGAGGAAGTCCAGCCTACATCAGCCCTGACGTTCTGAGTG GTCGGCCGTACCACGGTAAGCCCAGTGACATGTGGGCCCTTGGCGTGGTGCTGTTCACCATGCTCTATGGCCAGTTCCCCTTCTACGACAGCATACCTCAGGAGCTATTCCGCAAGATCAAGGCTGCAGAGTACTCCATCCCAGA ggACGGGCGTGTGTCGGAGAACACTGTGTGTCTTATACGGAAGTTGCTGGTGCTGGACCCCCAGCAGAGGCTGACCGCAGCAGAGGTCCTGGAGTCTCTCAGCGGCATTATCGCCTCATG GCAGTCAGTATCATCTTTGACCGGTCCTCTTCAGGTTGTACCGGACATCGATGACCAGGTCAGCCACCCAGAGCATCTCCAGGAG GTGAAGGTGACGGAGGAGTCGTCGCAGTACGAGTTTGAGAACTACATGCGTCAGCAGCTGCTACTGGCCGAGGAGAAGAACACTATTCACGAGGCCAAGGCCAGCTTCCTCGCCAAGCGCCAGTTTGGCGCCATCCCGCCCGTGCGGCGCCTGGGCCACGATGCCACGCCCGTCAGCCCTCTGGACGCCGCCATCCTGGCCCAGCGCTTCCTCCGGAAGTAG